Part of the Prionailurus bengalensis isolate Pbe53 chromosome B3, Fcat_Pben_1.1_paternal_pri, whole genome shotgun sequence genome is shown below.
TTCCGGTGTCCCCCCGCTTACCTCCTCACCTGCGGGGGGGCTGAGCACAGAAGGGCAggcgagggagagaaagagttgCCGGGagccctcctccctgcagccccgtGTGCAGGAACCTTCTTCCTGCCTGACAGCATCGTCCTGGCCTTTACTTCctgctcttccccccacccccaccctgccccttacCTACAGAAGTCACCTGTGATGGGGGCGGCCACAGGCCCATCTCTGAGCCCAAACGGGGTGGGTTCCTGCCCCATTGTACAAGTGACTTGCTCCGGGTCACAAGGCCAAAGCGGCATCCCCAGGTTTAGAAGCCAGGCCGTGGCCTCGTAGCCCCTCCCCTtcaggtgccccccctcccctgcaggtgcCCTGCTCCCCTGAAGGTGCCCCCTCCCacaggtgtcccctccccccaaggtGGGTTCCGTGCCAAGGCTCTGCTCTCACTAAAATGCAGCCCAGTGGGCCACGCATGGCCACCTTGGGGCCCATGGCTCCTGGCTCGCCCGTGGGCCACAGGCTCACCACCCTCCCTGCCAGCAGCTGGGCAGCTCCGACTTCTTGCATCTCTGACGAAAACGGGTTTCCTTGGGCGTTCTGTAACGTGCTGCCAATTCCTTGTCCTTTTGGCGTCTCTCCTGATGAATTTCCCCTGCGATTCGCTGAGCCACTGTGGTCCAGTAAACCCTGCCTGGAGACTGGGAGATctctggggtggggcgggggcctCAGATGGGCCCGTCAGCAGTTCTCACACCCCATTGGCCGGAGGTCCGAGGTCGGGCGTCGGCGGGACTGCCTCTTCCCGAGGCTCAGGAAGGCCGGCTCCgggccccctctgccccccccccccggtggctGTGGGCGCACTTCGGGGTTCCCCTGTGGCCTCACGTGGTCTTCCTCCGGCGATGCCGGCCGTGCAGGGTGAGGGACCTCGTGTTAAGTAGTTCTGTATGCGGCTCACGGCCCTGTGTCCAGATGAGGTCGagggactggggcgggggggggggggggggtcagcctGGGGACTCAGCTCAGCCCCTCAAAACggttctcctctcttccccatgaTGCTGCAGCTGTGGCGACGTTCAGGAGACGGTGCTCTGTGCCAGCTGCGCCACGTTCGAGGCCTGAGGGCCGGGAGTGGACGACAGCCTTCCTGGACGGCCGCGCCAGTGGCGACGCCGAGGgaccctggggggcgggggtgtctattttatattttgtactgAGGGCGGAAGCGAATAAACCCCTTTATATTTGGACCAGAGGACTCGCTGAACAGTTCTGGGGTGCGGCCTTCTGGAGACCTCTGCGCCTGCTCCCCCATCTTGTACGTGGGAAACGGGCGTCCAGAGTCTGCTATTTCCAGCCCTTCCAGCCAGCAGTGGTGAGAGAGGACGGACTCTACAGTTCGTGGCCAcggtgccagagtggctcagggTTGGTGTCCCAGACTGTCCCTCACGTGCCCCCATCTGGGTGCCCGTGTGGTCGGGGCTCCCGGTGACCTGACAGTCCCTGCTCTCTGGGAGTGACGGCCGGGCAGTCTTCACGTCGGGGGCAGCCGATAGGAGCAGCGGGGCGGCTGGACCAGCAGGCTGTGGGTCTCCGTCACCTGGAGCCTCCACCCTGGTCCCCACACGCGAGGCTCCCCTGCCGTCAGACTCCGCATCCTAGACGGAGCCTAGGGGGTggacgggggtgggaggggtgtgggcaggggaCGGCGGGGTGGCGGGCTGGAGCCGGGCCCAGGGTGTGGTTTGCTATGTCGGGGCATCATAGAAGCCACTGAAGCGGAGACAGGGAGGCCGCCTGGAGGGGGGTGGCGGGCGCCCGGGGCCTTCCTGAACCCATACTGTTCCAAGGCCTTCCGGCTCAGGGGCCTGGGGCTCTGGCTAACCGGCAGGCTGCGCCCTGAGCAGCAGACACGGCCATCCTCGACCTGGGACTTCCTCGCGTCCAGCTTCCTGCTGGGGCTGCAGGCCGTGACCCCAGTAAGCAGGACATCGCGCTGGTCATTTGGggaatgcagatcaaaaccacctcacacctgtcggatGGCCGTTATCAAGACAAAaagcaagtgttggcgaggatgtggagacaatGGGTCCCCGTGCACCGTATGGGAGCGTAAGGTGGCGTGGCCGTTGCGGAAACAGCCCGCGGTTCCTCGGAAAGTCAGAGTCAACTGCCGTGTGGTGAGCAGCCCCACTACTGGGTGACAGTGAAAGGAGGAACCTGAAGGCGCCGGCACGTCCCCCTGCTCCCCACGGCACGGCTCACGGGATCCAGAGGGAGGCCACCCGCTTGCTCCCCGACCGTTGGGCGGATGGACACTGCAGCCCGTCTGCGTGACAGGGTCcttggaaaggggggggggggtgtcctgcCCCTGCTGCAGCGTGGACGGACCGTGAGGACACGGTGCTCAGTGACGTCAGCCGGCCCTGAGAGGGCAGATCGCTCATGGCCCCTCTCGTGCCGTCCGTACACACAGTGGGATGGGGGCGCCAGGGGCTGTCGGGGGGAAGGGGTGTCCGTGTTTCACAGGGACGGAGTTTCAGTTGTGaagatgggtggggggtggtgaggggtgCACGACACCGTGGGCCCACGTGGTGCCATTGACAAGTGTGTGTGCTACCAGTAGAAAGACCATAAAGCCTTGGTtggcgagcataattcgttccggaaacatgcttgttaCCCAAAGCACCTGCATcgcaaagcgaatttccccataagaaacaccagaaactcagatgattcgttgtACAAcccaaatatatgcatataaagatGGTTACGGTGCTGTAATACAACATAATAAAATGCAGATTACAAAGCTGAATTAACCTGCCCTTTGAAAACCCTCCTGGCTGGTGTGAGGGGCACAAGAGAGGAGGGTTGCTGTGTAGGATGACTTTTATCACTGACGGCATCACTGCTCTCTGTCGGCTCCATGGGATCTTAACTTCCGTGCAACTTCAACAAGGAACGTGTCcgatgacctagaatgaagcaaagcattcctgagctccctcttggatggaaaagcaaaggacggtccagaggtgctttgaagtgacaaaaatacgccagtgccagttgtgggcaccttccaacgtcctgaaaaatcactgatttcttccAAACGCCGCGGCCTGAGACCGAGCGTCTGAGCATGGGAggtgatcacccacaatcccacggcgagtgagcaagagagagagggaactaTTGGctagttgtgatcatgtgacatctgGCTGCACGTACTGCTCATATCTCGGGACGCCGCTCGTGTGTCCAGTTAAAATTTAtcagggggacgcctgggtggctcaggtggttgagtgtctgacttcggctcaggtcatgaactcacggctcgcgagttcaagccccgcgtcgggctctgtgctgacggctcggagcctggagcctacttcggattcagtgtctccctctctctctgcccctcccctgcttgtgctgtctcaaaagtaaataaacgttaaa
Proteins encoded:
- the SIVA1 gene encoding apoptosis regulatory protein Siva isoform X1, which encodes MPKRGCTFADAAPLQLKVRVGQRELSRGVCAERYSREIFEKTKQLLFRGAQAYMDHLWEEGCAIVDLPESPKPGPTEALGTPRGQMLIGPDGRLTRSRAQASEAAVATFRRRCSVPAAPRSRPEGREWTTAFLDGRASGDAEGPWGAGVSILYFVLRAEANKPLYIWTRGLAEQFWGAAFWRPLRLLPHLVRGKRASRVCYFQPFQPAVVREDGLYSSWPRCQSGSGLVSQTVPHVPPSGCPCGRGSR